Proteins encoded by one window of Thermobaculum terrenum ATCC BAA-798:
- a CDS encoding NAD-dependent epimerase/dehydratase family protein: protein MAEAFTFQANTFQQDPGKSPTRRKVLVTGAAGTIGRYFAEHSSDIYDLRLMVRKEEDVEQLSAFGEVVVAQLTDLQQLKEVCQGIDTVVHLAANPDSEATWSQLLEPNIIGTYNIYVAAKSAGCRRVIFASSIHAVSGYPKGVQVKINDPVNPGDLYGVTKCFGEALGRYMAEQEGLSVIAIRIGAFQPVERMRAEWSTRVMDAFVSQRDLLQLIHKAIEAEHLKFAILHGLSASLYNKMDISETCELVGYEPQDDITTLNPKLAPLDLVKSLSTHSRASGIASGLREDL from the coding sequence ATGGCCGAGGCATTTACCTTTCAAGCAAATACATTTCAGCAAGACCCCGGCAAAAGTCCCACTAGGAGGAAGGTGCTTGTAACCGGAGCTGCAGGCACCATCGGGCGTTATTTTGCAGAGCACTCCAGCGACATTTACGATCTAAGATTGATGGTAAGGAAGGAAGAAGATGTCGAGCAGCTTAGCGCCTTTGGAGAGGTCGTAGTAGCTCAGCTAACCGACCTTCAGCAGCTCAAGGAGGTGTGTCAGGGAATAGACACAGTCGTGCACCTGGCAGCTAACCCTGATTCCGAGGCTACATGGAGCCAGCTCCTGGAACCTAATATTATCGGTACTTACAACATCTATGTGGCAGCAAAGAGCGCCGGGTGCCGGAGGGTCATCTTTGCTTCTTCGATCCACGCGGTCTCAGGCTATCCCAAGGGAGTACAAGTCAAGATCAACGACCCTGTCAACCCTGGCGACCTGTATGGCGTCACCAAATGCTTTGGAGAGGCTCTGGGGAGGTACATGGCAGAGCAGGAGGGGCTATCCGTTATAGCTATCCGCATTGGTGCTTTCCAGCCAGTCGAGAGGATGCGTGCTGAGTGGAGCACGAGAGTAATGGATGCCTTCGTATCACAGCGAGATCTCCTGCAGCTTATCCACAAAGCTATAGAGGCTGAGCATCTCAAGTTCGCTATCCTCCATGGCTTGAGCGCCAGCCTCTACAATAAGATGGATATCTCGGAAACATGTGAGCTAGTAGGGTATGAACCTCAAGATGATATAACCACTCTAAATCCCAAGCTAGCCCCGTTAGATCTTGTCAAATCGCTTAGTACTCACAGCAGAGCATCAGGCATAGCCTCAGGTCTTAGAGAGGACTTATAG
- a CDS encoding ABC transporter permease, which yields MHLILEGFINALQLIFTFDRLTYEIALLSLVVSGIATLAAAITGIPLGIALASRDLPFKRLLEAAINTSMGLPPILVGLVIALLLWRSGPLGDLGLIYTPAAMIVAQFLVVVPITTNLTRSAILSSNYELIEAMRTDGASELRISYELVRLLRQQIVVAVAAGFGRAIAEVGASLIVGGNILHYTRVLTTAIALEVNRGNFDRAIALGIILLLISLLVNLLLLALGNRSIPFPSRLSAS from the coding sequence ATGCACCTGATTCTGGAGGGTTTCATCAATGCTCTACAACTTATATTTACCTTCGACAGGCTCACTTACGAGATAGCGCTACTCTCTCTCGTAGTCTCGGGCATAGCAACTCTCGCAGCAGCTATTACGGGTATACCTTTAGGAATAGCTCTTGCCTCCAGAGATCTCCCCTTCAAGAGGCTTCTGGAGGCAGCTATCAACACCAGTATGGGGCTACCGCCGATATTGGTAGGTCTGGTGATTGCGTTGCTGCTCTGGCGCTCTGGACCACTCGGAGACCTGGGATTGATCTACACCCCAGCAGCTATGATAGTAGCTCAATTCCTGGTAGTTGTCCCTATAACAACCAACCTCACACGCAGCGCCATACTCAGCTCTAATTACGAGCTCATAGAAGCTATGCGTACCGATGGCGCTTCGGAGCTCCGCATCAGCTACGAACTGGTCAGGCTGCTTAGACAGCAGATAGTAGTAGCAGTAGCTGCAGGATTCGGGAGGGCGATAGCTGAAGTAGGAGCTTCACTTATAGTGGGCGGTAACATCCTGCATTACACCAGGGTATTGACCACAGCCATCGCCCTGGAGGTTAACAGGGGCAACTTCGATCGCGCGATTGCCCTCGGCATCATACTCCTGTTAATAAGTCTGTTGGTGAACTTGTTACTCCTGGCTTTGGGGAATAGATCTATTCCTTTTCCATCTCGGCTCAGCGCCAGTTAG
- a CDS encoding branched-chain amino acid transaminase: MSQQENPKYLWWNHRIIPWEEATVHLTDYWWASVTAVFEGIRGYWNNAEGEMYIFRLEDHARRLEQSMQLIRMPKEFTVDEICQATIDLVRANDYRGDVYIMPLAYAVGNKAFSVVGDRTTEMFIYSRPAVSRLEEDFSLHACYSSWTRINERVLPPRIKALANYRNSQLASSEAAMNGYDTALFLNPEGKVAEGTGSCVFFVRKGKLITPDITSGILESITRDTVIHLAREVLGLEVEERVVDRTETYLADEAFLCGTHAEITPIASIDRHEMKHGAPGPITRQLRDIYREVVYGRDFRYRNWLTPVGMGVRAEQ, encoded by the coding sequence ATGTCGCAGCAAGAGAACCCCAAGTATCTTTGGTGGAACCACAGGATTATCCCTTGGGAGGAGGCCACAGTCCACCTGACCGACTACTGGTGGGCATCGGTTACAGCTGTATTCGAGGGGATAAGAGGCTATTGGAACAATGCCGAAGGTGAGATGTACATCTTTAGGCTCGAAGATCACGCTCGCAGACTTGAGCAGTCCATGCAGTTGATACGCATGCCAAAAGAGTTCACAGTGGACGAGATATGTCAAGCCACAATAGATCTGGTTAGGGCCAACGATTACAGGGGAGACGTCTATATCATGCCCTTGGCATACGCGGTAGGCAATAAAGCCTTTAGCGTAGTTGGTGATAGAACCACAGAGATGTTCATCTATTCTAGACCTGCTGTGTCAAGATTAGAGGAAGATTTTTCCTTACATGCTTGCTACAGCTCATGGACGAGAATCAACGAGAGAGTACTTCCCCCCAGAATTAAGGCATTGGCCAACTATCGTAATAGCCAGCTGGCATCCAGCGAGGCTGCTATGAACGGTTACGATACAGCCTTATTCCTCAATCCTGAAGGTAAAGTTGCCGAGGGTACGGGATCATGTGTATTCTTCGTTCGTAAGGGCAAGCTCATCACACCTGATATCACCAGCGGAATACTTGAGAGCATTACCAGAGACACTGTTATTCACCTGGCAAGGGAGGTCCTGGGCCTTGAAGTAGAGGAAAGGGTAGTGGATCGTACGGAGACCTACCTAGCAGACGAGGCCTTCCTTTGTGGTACGCATGCCGAGATCACTCCCATAGCTTCGATTGATCGACACGAAATGAAGCACGGAGCCCCTGGTCCTATTACCCGTCAGCTACGTGACATCTACCGAGAAGTGGTTTATGGTAGAGACTTCAGATATAGAAACTGGCTTACTCCAGTTGGCATGGGCGTCAGGGCAGAACAATAG
- a CDS encoding M48 family metallopeptidase: MGESDKLQQAIKYSRQKELLWVLSTLVGICINVLAILLGLPMLLWRFLDGRVPARLRLPAFVTILSTLDWLISLPIAFYSGYILEWRYNLSTQRLRHWLLDQLKVHTLSVAFGVPLVTSFYQVVRRWPRRWWLIVSAAMLPFTALLSELFPVLIAPLFNKYEPIKDPDFESELRQLASREGVEISRVMRMDMSRRTKKSNAFFTGLGRSRRIVLADTLLDQFPKDEIEAVVAHELGHQVRRDTWKMVGISSLATTLSMFLLSRIFPVATRLLPSRYRDKELSSPANMPLLGLLLQLITLVGMPLINAYSRRVEYAADEYAVRVTRKPEALVSALQRLQESNLVDPDPPLITKVLLHSHPSIKDRVNRIREIAHQQ; this comes from the coding sequence ATGGGAGAATCAGATAAGCTCCAGCAGGCGATAAAGTACAGCCGTCAGAAAGAGCTCTTATGGGTACTCTCCACTCTAGTTGGGATCTGTATAAATGTCCTGGCTATACTGCTTGGTCTGCCAATGCTGCTGTGGAGGTTCCTTGATGGGAGGGTTCCTGCTAGGTTGCGCTTGCCGGCTTTTGTAACCATTTTGTCAACGCTGGATTGGTTGATCTCTTTACCAATAGCCTTCTACTCAGGGTATATCCTGGAATGGCGTTATAATCTCAGTACACAACGCTTGCGCCACTGGCTGCTGGACCAGCTAAAAGTTCATACCCTCTCCGTAGCTTTTGGCGTACCTCTGGTAACCTCCTTCTATCAGGTCGTGAGGAGATGGCCGCGCCGCTGGTGGCTGATAGTTTCGGCAGCTATGCTACCTTTCACAGCATTGCTTTCAGAACTGTTTCCGGTGCTTATAGCCCCTCTGTTCAATAAATACGAGCCCATAAAAGACCCCGACTTCGAGAGTGAGCTACGACAGCTGGCTTCCAGAGAAGGGGTTGAGATCTCTCGTGTCATGCGCATGGATATGAGTCGACGTACCAAGAAGTCGAACGCTTTCTTCACAGGTCTGGGCAGGAGTCGTCGCATAGTACTGGCTGATACCTTGCTGGACCAGTTTCCAAAGGACGAAATAGAGGCCGTCGTAGCTCACGAACTAGGTCACCAAGTTAGGCGTGACACATGGAAGATGGTCGGTATAAGCAGCCTCGCCACAACTTTATCGATGTTCTTATTGTCTCGTATCTTCCCTGTGGCCACTCGTCTTTTGCCCTCTAGATATCGAGATAAAGAGCTATCATCCCCTGCAAACATGCCGTTGCTAGGTTTACTTCTGCAGCTGATTACTCTGGTGGGGATGCCTCTGATCAATGCCTATTCTAGAAGAGTGGAGTATGCCGCGGATGAGTACGCTGTGCGCGTAACCCGCAAGCCTGAAGCACTAGTATCAGCGCTGCAGAGACTGCAAGAATCCAACTTGGTGGATCCAGACCCACCGCTGATAACCAAAGTGCTGCTGCACTCTCATCCTTCGATCAAGGATCGAGTCAACCGGATAAGAGAAATAGCTCATCAACAATAG
- a CDS encoding Hsp20/alpha crystallin family protein: MSFYRDFGDLISLREALNRLIEEQRTPGNQRGDRPQLVPLNIYETDNSIVIEAPIPGVKPEDIELSFANSVLTIKASPKNVNAGRNYLVQEWQSSPYFRSLQLPETIDVDSASASIEDGILRITFDKRRRSEPRKIQVKIGG; this comes from the coding sequence ATGAGTTTCTATCGTGACTTTGGAGACCTGATAAGTCTGCGCGAAGCGCTCAATAGACTTATAGAAGAGCAAAGAACTCCTGGTAACCAGAGAGGAGACAGGCCACAGCTTGTGCCATTGAATATCTATGAGACCGATAACTCCATAGTCATCGAAGCACCAATACCAGGAGTAAAGCCGGAGGATATAGAGCTAAGCTTCGCAAATAGTGTGCTCACAATCAAGGCCAGCCCAAAGAACGTAAATGCCGGTCGCAATTATCTGGTTCAAGAGTGGCAGAGCAGCCCTTATTTTCGTAGCCTGCAGCTACCAGAAACTATAGATGTGGACTCGGCGAGCGCTTCCATAGAGGACGGCATACTAAGGATCACCTTCGATAAGAGAAGAAGATCAGAACCCAGGAAGATTCAGGTCAAGATAGGAGGCTAA